A genomic stretch from Candidatus Hydrogenisulfobacillus filiaventi includes:
- the sucD gene encoding succinyl-CoA synthetase, alpha subunit (Evidence 2b : Function from indirect experimental evidences (e.g. phenotypes); PubMedId : 9643546, 22720735, 22751660; Product type e : enzyme), with product MLPEAGMRVLVQGISGRQGRFHVRTMREYGTPVVAGVAPGHGGTVIEGVPVFNTVAAAVAATGATASVVLVPAAATLDAAFEAMAHGIRLLVLIPEHVPVQDAIAIREQARRLGVTVLGPNTFGVIRPALRLKLGIMPAEVYRPGPVAIAARSGTLSYEIADALTRAGLGQSIALGIGGDPVVGFGFTDALAAFARDPGTQAVVLVGEIGGTAEEEAARLLPDLGKPVVAYLAGRFAPPGRRMGHAGAIIERGQGTLASKEAALSAGGARVVDTPQAVVRALAGLIP from the coding sequence ATGCTGCCGGAGGCCGGCATGCGGGTCCTGGTGCAGGGCATCAGCGGGCGTCAGGGGCGCTTTCACGTGCGCACCATGCGCGAGTACGGCACCCCGGTGGTGGCGGGGGTGGCGCCGGGTCACGGCGGCACCGTCATCGAAGGGGTGCCGGTGTTTAATACGGTGGCGGCGGCGGTGGCGGCCACCGGCGCCACCGCCTCGGTGGTGCTGGTGCCGGCGGCAGCCACCCTGGACGCCGCCTTCGAGGCCATGGCCCATGGCATCCGCCTCCTGGTGCTCATTCCCGAGCACGTGCCGGTGCAGGACGCCATCGCCATCCGGGAGCAGGCCCGCCGCCTGGGGGTGACGGTGCTGGGCCCCAACACCTTCGGGGTGATCCGCCCCGCCCTGCGCCTGAAGCTCGGCATCATGCCGGCGGAGGTGTACCGCCCGGGGCCAGTGGCCATCGCTGCCCGCTCCGGCACCCTGAGCTACGAGATCGCCGACGCCCTCACCCGCGCCGGCCTTGGTCAGAGCATCGCCCTCGGCATCGGGGGCGATCCGGTGGTCGGCTTCGGCTTCACCGACGCCTTGGCGGCCTTCGCCCGCGACCCCGGGACGCAGGCGGTGGTGCTGGTGGGGGAAATCGGGGGGACCGCCGAGGAGGAGGCGGCCCGCCTGCTGCCCGACCTGGGCAAGCCGGTGGTGGCCTACCTGGCCGGGCGTTTCGCCCCGCCCGGCCGCCGCATGGGTCATGCCGGGGCCATCATCGAGCGCGGGCAGGGCACCCTGGCCTCCAAGGAAGCCGCCCTCAGCGCGGGCGGCGCCCGGGTGGTGGATACCCCCCAGGCGGTCGTGCGGGCCCTGGCCGGACTGATCCCCTAG
- the hemA gene encoding Glutamyl-tRNA reductase has product MRIQVVGLNHETAPVEVREVAGFTPDSLRAGLATIGGLPGLEGAVVVSTCNRTEVYTAGEVALADILSWWERTTGTPRGTFSDHLYWYRDTAAIEHLFRVATGLDSMVLGETQILGQVKDAYQAARLAGVAGGLHRVFHHAFAVGKRAHTETGISQNALSVGHAVVELARKVFGELTDTAVLVVGAGETGQLVTRHLVAAGARRITIVNRTAAKARELADELGARAVPWTALGEALRESDIVVSSTSAPEPVITPALMRAATRGQEERFRFLFDLAVPRDIDPAVVRLGRGIFLYDIDDLDSVVEANRQYRRKEAVKVERIIQEETARLQEELGAAEVAPVIRSLRAKAESIRRQELDRVYAKLPGLGERERAVVDEALRLVVNKLLNDPMVSLRRWGQSEEGAVYLAAVSELFRLQPEDGKAAAARPEAAATLAPEGGRP; this is encoded by the coding sequence TTGCGGATCCAGGTGGTGGGCCTGAACCACGAGACCGCACCGGTGGAGGTGCGGGAGGTGGCGGGCTTCACGCCCGACAGCCTGCGCGCCGGTCTGGCGACCATCGGCGGGCTGCCCGGTCTGGAAGGGGCGGTGGTGGTCTCCACCTGCAACCGCACCGAGGTCTATACAGCCGGGGAGGTCGCCCTGGCCGACATCCTCAGCTGGTGGGAACGGACCACCGGCACGCCGCGGGGCACCTTCAGCGACCACCTCTACTGGTACCGCGACACCGCTGCCATCGAACACCTCTTTCGCGTCGCCACCGGCCTCGACTCCATGGTGCTGGGTGAGACCCAGATCCTGGGCCAGGTGAAGGACGCCTACCAGGCGGCCCGGCTGGCCGGGGTGGCGGGCGGGCTGCACCGGGTCTTCCACCACGCCTTCGCGGTGGGCAAGCGCGCCCACACCGAGACCGGCATCAGCCAGAATGCCCTCTCGGTAGGGCATGCGGTGGTGGAGCTGGCGCGCAAGGTGTTCGGGGAGCTGACCGACACCGCGGTGCTGGTGGTAGGGGCCGGGGAGACGGGCCAGCTGGTCACCCGCCACCTGGTGGCCGCCGGCGCCCGCCGCATCACCATCGTCAACCGCACTGCCGCCAAGGCGCGCGAGCTGGCCGACGAGCTGGGTGCCCGGGCGGTGCCTTGGACGGCCCTGGGCGAGGCCCTGCGCGAGAGCGACATCGTCGTGAGCTCCACCAGCGCGCCGGAGCCCGTCATCACCCCCGCCCTGATGCGGGCGGCCACCCGGGGGCAGGAGGAACGGTTCCGGTTCCTGTTTGACCTGGCGGTGCCGCGGGACATCGACCCCGCGGTGGTCCGCCTCGGCCGCGGCATTTTCCTGTACGATATTGATGACCTTGACTCGGTGGTGGAAGCCAACCGCCAGTACCGGCGGAAGGAGGCGGTCAAGGTCGAGCGCATCATCCAGGAGGAGACAGCACGCTTGCAGGAGGAACTGGGTGCAGCGGAAGTGGCGCCCGTCATCCGCTCCCTGCGCGCCAAGGCGGAGAGCATCCGCCGGCAGGAACTCGACCGGGTGTACGCCAAGCTGCCCGGATTGGGGGAGCGGGAACGGGCGGTGGTGGATGAGGCCTTGCGGCTGGTGGTGAACAAGCTGCTCAACGACCCCATGGTGAGCCTGCGCCGGTGGGGGCAGAGCGAGGAAGGGGCCGTGTACCTGGCGGCGGTCAGCGAGCTGTTCCGCCTGCAGCCGGAGGACGGCAAGGCCGCGGCGGCGCGGCCGGAGGCGGCGGCCACGCTGGCGCCGGAAGGGGGGCGGCCGTAG
- the sucC gene encoding Succinate--CoA ligase [ADP-forming] subunit beta yields the protein MKRLEYQAKAALAAAGIPVPPGRLLVAPEEAAAAVAEWGAVAVKAQVLSGGRGKAGAVRFAAAPDEAVAAARAVAAMTVGGQPVLGVYVERRLDIRQELYLAVTTDRSAGRPLLLASARGGVEIESVPEAELERHLIDPAVGVLPFLGRELAEALGLTDPGLARALADLVVRLYRVYRDWDAELVEVNPLAVTPEGLVAADARLNLDDSARFRHPGVEPVPEGTPLERRIRELGLAFVELEGDIAVLANGAGMAMATIDTLARFGGRAANFLDAGGGAGPEPMAQALEALLTSGPRVLFVNIFGGITRCDEVAGAVLAARERTGSAVPLVVRLAGTRAREGAALLARAGLPVFADMETAARRAVALARGEEA from the coding sequence GTGAAGCGCCTGGAATACCAGGCCAAGGCCGCCCTGGCCGCGGCCGGCATCCCCGTGCCCCCCGGCCGGTTGCTGGTGGCTCCCGAAGAGGCAGCGGCCGCGGTGGCGGAATGGGGCGCGGTGGCGGTGAAGGCCCAGGTGCTGAGCGGGGGGCGGGGCAAGGCGGGGGCGGTGCGCTTTGCGGCCGCCCCCGACGAGGCGGTGGCGGCGGCCCGGGCCGTCGCCGCCATGACCGTGGGCGGCCAGCCGGTGTTGGGCGTCTACGTGGAGCGCCGGCTCGACATCCGCCAGGAGCTGTACCTGGCCGTCACCACCGACCGCAGCGCCGGCCGCCCCCTGCTGCTGGCCTCGGCCCGCGGCGGGGTGGAGATCGAGAGCGTCCCCGAGGCGGAGCTGGAGCGCCACCTCATCGACCCGGCGGTGGGAGTGCTGCCCTTTCTGGGGCGGGAGCTGGCGGAGGCCCTGGGCCTGACCGATCCCGGCCTGGCCCGGGCTCTGGCCGACCTGGTGGTGCGGCTCTACCGGGTGTACCGGGACTGGGATGCGGAACTGGTGGAGGTGAACCCGTTGGCCGTGACTCCGGAAGGGCTGGTGGCGGCCGACGCCCGCCTCAATCTCGACGACAGCGCCCGTTTCCGCCATCCCGGGGTGGAGCCGGTGCCGGAGGGGACCCCGCTGGAACGGCGCATCCGGGAGCTGGGCCTGGCCTTTGTGGAGCTGGAGGGCGACATCGCCGTGCTGGCCAACGGGGCGGGGATGGCCATGGCCACCATCGACACCCTGGCCCGCTTCGGCGGGCGGGCGGCCAATTTCCTGGATGCCGGCGGCGGCGCCGGTCCCGAACCCATGGCGCAGGCGCTGGAGGCCCTGCTGACGTCCGGCCCCCGCGTCCTGTTTGTTAACATCTTCGGCGGTATCACCCGCTGCGATGAGGTGGCGGGGGCGGTCCTAGCGGCCCGGGAGCGCACCGGGTCGGCGGTACCCCTGGTGGTGCGTCTGGCCGGCACCCGCGCCCGGGAGGGAGCGGCGCTGCTGGCCCGGGCCGGCCTGCCCGTGTTCGCGGACATGGAGACGGCGGCACGGCGGGCGGTGGCCCTGGCCCGGGGGGAGGAGGCGTAG